From one Misgurnus anguillicaudatus chromosome 2, ASM2758022v2, whole genome shotgun sequence genomic stretch:
- the prkag2b gene encoding 5'-AMP-activated protein kinase subunit gamma-2 isoform X6: MLEKLELYDEATEEPGSEIYMRFMKSHKCYDLIPTSSKLVVFDTTLQVKKAFFALVANGVRAAPLWETKKQSFVGMLTITDFIIILHRYYKSPLVQIYEMEEHKIETWRELYLQETFKPLVNISPDASIFDAVYSLIKNKIHRLPVIDPVTGNALYILTHKRILKFLQLFVCEMPKPAFMRQTLDELGIGTYINIAFIHPDTPIIKALGIFVERRVSALPVVDVKGKVVDIYSKFDVINLAAEKTYNNLDITVTQALLHRSQYFEGVMKCHRNETLETIVDRIVKAEVHRLVVVDENSSIEGIISLSDILQALVLTPAGGRRRDSVTE; encoded by the exons ATGCTGGAAAAACTTGAACTTTATGATGAAG CTACTGAAGAGCCAGGCAGTGAAATTTACATGCGCTTTATGAAATCCCACAAGTGCTATGACCTCATCCCTACCAGTTCCAAACTAGTGGTCTTTGACACTACACTACAG GTAAAGAAAGCTTTCTTTGCCTTAGTTGCTAATGGAGTtcgagctgctccattatggGAAACCAAAAAGCAAAGCTTTGTGG GAATGTTAACCATCACAGACTTCATCATCATACTGCACAGATACTACAAATCACCGCTG GTGCAAATATATGAGATGGAGGAGCATAAAATTGAGACTTGGAGag AACTTTATCTGCAAGAAACTTTCAAACCCTTAGTCAACATATCTCCAGATGCAAG TATATTCGATGCTGTTTACTCgctgataaaaaataagatcCACCGTCTGCCGGTGATCGATCCCGTCACAGGAAACGCACTCTACATTCTCACACACAAAAGAATCCTCAAGTTTCTGCAGCTCTTT GTGTGTGAGATGCCCAAACCAGCCTTCATGAGGCAAACTCTAGATGAACTTGGCATTGGCACATACATCAACATAGCTTTCATTCATCCAGATACACCCATCATTAAAGCACTGGGCATCTTTGTGGAGAGGAGAGTTTCTGCCCTGCCTGTGGTGGACGTTAAGG GAAAGGTTGTGGACATTTACTCCAAATTTGATGTTATT AACCTGGCTGCTGAAAAGACTTACAATAACCTGGACATCACAGTGACCCAGGCTCTACTCCATCGCTCGCAGTACTTTGAAGGAGTCATGAAATGCCATCGTAATGAGACTCTGGAGACCATAGTGGACAGAATAGTCAAAGCCGAG GTGCACAGGCTGGTAGTAGTGGATGAGAACTCAAGCATTGAGGGCATCATCTCCCTGTCTGATATCCTGCAGGCGCTGGTACTCACACCCGCAG GAGGACGCAGGAGGGACAGTGTGACGGAATGA